In a genomic window of Penaeus vannamei isolate JL-2024 chromosome 10, ASM4276789v1, whole genome shotgun sequence:
- the LOC138862872 gene encoding probable glutamate receptor, which yields MANILDIIATSMNFSYGFVRPRDGAWGTEKVDGSWSGMVGMVSREEADLGLGPFAMTTKRAEVVDYATPILIDYARILGGRGRPEVDPWGFLFPLTQEVWMGVLVMVAVVLLVVLVLSRLSEKALQKKEEEGRVSQGTRNMYFGVFRILLQQDTKPSTCPSRTPDAKVPPGRRWERVLLAGWMIVTLVTVKSYAGNLMSLLAVRHIPQPYQSVRDVLDDPACTMIWEANTMFVEFLSNVQSGPFHEVWRAGSQGRILFKKSTEYLDAIDSLVRSRPYVLIVEDLTHRVLMGQDFSVNGRCDFYRSTKAFLPFMFSVIGQKGNPIVEAISKRIWAVTESGLYDHWLDSFIPNSTSCANVPSKITVNTSLGIMNLWGLFAVLLAGHLLGLMVLGLEILFGFLSSDTLSSIVP from the exons ATGGCTAACATCTTGGACATTATTGCCACGTCTATGAATTTCTC ATACGGCTTCGTCCGCCCTCGCGATGGTGCTTGGGGAACCGAGAAGGTAGACGGGTCCTGGTCGGGTATGGTGGGCATGGTgtcgagggag GAGGCAGACCTCGGCCTGGGTCCCTTCGCCATGACCACCAAGCGGGCGGAGGTGGTCGACTACGCCACGCCCATTCTGATCGACTACGCGAGAATTCTAGGGGGGAGAGGACGCCCTGAGGTCGACCCCTGGGGCTTCCTGTTCCCCCTGACGCAGGAGGTGTGGATGGGCGTCCTGGTTATGGTGGCTGTGGTGCTGCTGGTGGTGCTCGTGCTGTCCCGTTTGTCTGAGAAGGCGctgcagaagaaggaggaggagggaagggtttcTCAAGGGACAAGGAATATGTATTTTGGCGTCTTCAGGATTCTGTTGCAGCAAG ACACGAAG CCATCTACCTGTCCCTCCCGCACTCCAGACGCGAAGGTGCCTCCGGGGCGGCGGTGGGAGCGCGTGCTGCTCGCCGGCTGGATGATCGTGACGCTGGTGACGGTGAAGAGCTACGCGGGGAACCTCATGTCCCTGCTGGCGGTGCGTCACATCCCGCAGCCGTACCAGTCGGTCAGGGACGTCCTCGACGACCCCGCCTGCACCATGATCTGGGAGGCCAATACCATGTTCGTCGAGTTCttgagt AACGTACAATCGGGGCCCTTCCACGAGGTGTGGCGGGCGGGGAGCCAGGGCCGCATCCTGTTCAAGAAGAGCACCGAGTACCTGGACGCCATCGACTCCCTCGTCCGGTCGCGTCCTTACGTCCTCATCGTGGAGGACCTCACGCACAGGGTCCTCATGGGCCAGGACTTCTCCGTTAATG GGCGGTGTGACTTCTACCGCTCGACCAaggctttccttcccttcatgtTCTCGGTGATCGGCCAGAAGGGGAACCCCATCGTGGAAGCCATCAGCAAGAG GATTTGGGCTGTGACAGAATCCGGTCTGTACGATCACTGGCTCGACTCCTTCATCCCGAACTCGACGAGCTGCGCGAATGTGCCGAGTAAAATTACTGTTAATACCTCACTTGGCATCATGAACCTCTGG